The genome window gcttacaatcctttagccatacagaaaagttctccaagtccccactcgtcCCAGAAGCCCAGGCGGCTTCACTTCTCACTGGCACTGGCCGCGGGACTTTGCAGCACCTAGTCCCGGGCACTCCGGCAGCCTAGAGGGGGCACTTCCCCAGATCAAGCCCAACAGGCGCCGGCAGGCCGCGCCCGCCCGGAAACTGCGCCGGACCGCGAGCGCCCCGCGCAGCCCCGGCtcccgcccgcgcctctccctcaCCTCCCAGCGAGCAGACGGAGCCGGCTACGGCCTCggccagccccagagaggggcccCCACAGCGCAGCCGCGTGCTGAAGGGCACTTCCAGCGTGGCCAGAGCGAACGCAGAGGCCGAGGAGGCGCGGAGAGCGAGCGAGGTCTGCtggcacgttgtcacctctcagtagCCTATAAGAGAAAGGgccagaaagcaaaaacaaaatcaagagaaGGATAAGCGGCAGCTGCCCCACTGCCACACTACAGgtatccatttttaaaaccaatgtGGAAAAGTGTTTTCCACGTGAAAATCATTGGTGTAGTCGATTCTATTACGTTCGTCCGAATAACGGCTAGCCTAGTACTTCATGAAAAGTGTCATCTCGGTTTTTCTCCTAACCATCTACGCTTCTGGAAAAGTGTTACTTTGTACCACTACATTAGTCAGAAACACACACCGCCTTGTACTTGCATAACTGTTACAATGCTGTGCTTTCCTGCAAAATTAAAATAGCTGGGGAACAAACAGGCACTTACACCCGTAAAATCTAACAGAAAGCCCCTGCTTTACCGCCTTTGCGCAATCCGGACTCTCGGGCCACGCCTGGGGCGGAAGAGgcggggagaaagagagagagagagagagagagagacagagactccaCTGTGCGTCATGTACCAGCGCCGGAAGTTGGTCTTGACGCCTAGACGAGAGGGTTGTATTTGGAAACGCGGAGTGGGAAGTTTTTCGGTGCTGTGTAGGTAGCGAATTGGCGGATTGGGGTTTGTGGTGGATATCTGGGCCAAAACTGGAAAGACACCTGGAGTAAAAAGGTCCGGTATGGGGGTAGAGTTGAGAGTGCCTGGGGATACAGTCCATGCTATCGTTCTTTTCcctattttcttttagtttagaTGTTTAGCCAATAGGAGTTATTTCATTGTTCTTTCCTTCGGTTAGCCTGTTCCCCTGTTGagggatataatttttttttggctaaCTTCTACTAGAGTTTGGGAAAAATAGAACTTGTGTTAAACGAAGACGCGAGCTTTACAGTCAGATCTGTATCACTTTGACTTTTAGTAGCTGAGTGATCCTGCGGAAATTAACGTGTCTAAATATCGGTcgcttcatctataaaataagagtgATGTCTCCGAGCATTGTTACGAAGATTATAATAGCCTATCATGTATGGAGTAGTTATTATGTCCAGTTTCGGGTAAACGCTCAATACTTGTGTGTATGCATTTCGTGCTTGAGACCTGTAGGATTTGGGGAAAGGAGCAGATTAGGAATTGGGATCTTTTTAGCTTTTCCTGAGAAAAATGGGCCCAGATGGACTTGTGAGAAGCCCTTTTGAGATATTCAGTATTTGAGTCTGTGATTTCAGGGGCTAACAATGGACACCCAGAAGGACGTTCAACCTCCAAAGCAGCAACCAATGATATATATCTGTGGAGGTAAGAGTAACACTTACATAaagtaagaatattttttttaagtttttttgaaaTTGTTACATTTATTCTTTGCTTAAATGAGTTACTGGTCTTCAAAGTTATAAAGTAGAACACTTTagcaaccataaaaaaaaaatctccttgaGGTCAGTAGACCTGGGTTCGTCCTTGGTCTTCCGTTTactaacagaaaaaaacaaaactcattgagatttcattctctctcctggaAATATGCATGGCCTACAACCCTTTTCTTTCCTACCTAATACATTTAATAATAGCAGCACATCCTTGAGATTGAGTATATTTTAGTGTTTTGAATTGCCTTAGGTGAAAAATGTAGTTAAGATAATTTGTctgtaatattttccttttaggcattgagtaaatctttttttttttttttaattctagaatgtcacacagaaaatgaaataaaatctaggGATCCAATCAGATGCAGAGAATGTGGATACAGAATAATGTACAAGAAAAGGACTAAAAGATGTATCCTTTTAACTGTGCTTTCTAAATATAAGGTAGGAGGAAATGAATAATGCTGGGGTTGATAAAGATGAATGatagggatacattctgagaattGTGTCCTTAAGCAATTTCATCATTCCTACAGAAACTTAGACCGTATATCCTACTATACATACACATCTAGTCTATATGGTATAGCATATTGCTGCTAGGCTACACACATGTACAGCgtgttattgtactgaatactatagatAGTTGTAATACAATGTTTTTGTATATCTgagcatagaaaaggtacagcagAAATGTAGCATCATCTTATGCGACCACTGTTTATATGTGATCCATCTTTGACCAAAACGTCATTATGGATGCATGACTACATTTGTATAAGTATTCATTCTTGAGCTTGATTTTATGGACAAGCTAAAGTTcacaagaagaaatacaaatattgcaTATATTACCTAATGGAAAAAGTTGAGCATACAAATTGTTCAAACATTGAGAgtaggcccagcatggtggctcacacctataatcctagcactttgggaggctacagaagttcaagaccagcctgggcaacatagtgtgatcctatgtggaaaaagaaaatactgagtaAATTGTTATGCTATAactaacacattttttttaaatcgaCAGATTATCACCTTTAACATtgctttagtgttttttttttttttgagacggagtctcactctgtcgcccaggctggagtacagtggtgtgatctcggctcactgcaagctctgcctcccgggttcacgccattcttctgcctcagcctcccgagttgctgggactacaggtgcccgccaccatgcctggctgattttttgtattttttagtaaagacagggtttcaccgtgttagccatgatggtctccatctccagacctcatgatctgcccgcctcagcctcccaaagtgctgggattacaggcatgagccaccgggcctggcctgcTTTAGTGTTTTTCGATACATTTTATGGAAAAGGTGGTGATAAAAATTGAAagtgtttttagtttatttaaaaaccagTTATCATAGTAAATAGtgaattccattcttttttgtattttaagttaaaTAACCAGCTTATTGCAAAGAGAAAGTGACTGAAATCTtcaattttaataatgtttaagTACCGTTTTTGTCCTTAACTAAAATTAATACAGTGGTTGTTTTTGATGCTCGATGAAACCTGGGAATTCAGAGGAGTGTCTTCACTTATACTTGGATTTGCTGTCTTAACGTTTCTGATTGTTGTATTTCGATTTTGCATACTGTAGTTCTCTCTTATCtttgggggatacattccaaggcCCCCAGTGAACTCCTGAAACCTCAGATAGTACCAAACCTTTATACACTGTTTTCTTCTATATATACTATGATATATgtgtgagagagatatatatatgttaaagtaTAATGTATAAATTAAGCATAGCAAGAGATTAATAACAATGTAATAGGACAATGCTaacatactgtaataaaagttatgtgaatgtggttggtctctcttgctctcaaaatatcttcttttacAGTACTCACCTATTTTAGAATGTGGCTGActacaggtaactgaaaccacagaaagggAAACTTTGGATGAGGGGGGCACTACTGTACTTAGGAATacaactatatatacatatgattttattt of Macaca fascicularis isolate 582-1 chromosome 8, T2T-MFA8v1.1 contains these proteins:
- the POLR2K gene encoding DNA-directed RNA polymerases I, II, and III subunit RPABC4 translates to MDTQKDVQPPKQQPMIYICGECHTENEIKSRDPIRCRECGYRIMYKKRTKRLVVFDAR